Proteins encoded in a region of the Paenibacillus sp. W2I17 genome:
- a CDS encoding saccharopine dehydrogenase family protein — MGKALIIGAGGVASVAVHKCVQNSEVFEEICIASRTKSKCDELKAKLDGGKTKITTAQVDADNVDELIALINEVKPDIVMNLALPYQDLTIMDACLATKTNYMDTANYEPHDTAKFEYSWQWDYKERFEQAGITALLGSGFDPGVTGVFSAYALKHYFDEIEYIDILDCNGGDHGYPFATNFNPEINIREVSANGRYWENGEWIETKPMEIKRVYDFKEVGEKDMYLLYHEELESLAKNMPGLKRIRFFMTFGQSYLTHLKALENVGMTSIEPIEYEGQQIIPLQFLKAVLPDPASLGPRTVGKTNIGCIFKGKKDGQDKTYYVYNICDHQECYKEVGSQAISYTTGVPAMIGAAMVMTGKWNKPGVYNVEEFNPDPFMEELNKWGLPWVEDFNPVLVDELPEEVKESELVR, encoded by the coding sequence ATGGGAAAAGCACTAATCATCGGCGCCGGCGGCGTTGCTTCCGTGGCAGTACACAAATGCGTTCAAAACAGTGAAGTTTTTGAGGAAATCTGCATCGCGAGTCGTACAAAATCCAAATGTGATGAACTCAAAGCCAAGCTGGACGGCGGAAAAACAAAAATTACAACAGCACAAGTTGATGCTGACAATGTTGACGAACTGATCGCTCTGATCAACGAAGTTAAACCGGATATCGTTATGAACCTTGCTTTGCCGTATCAAGATCTGACAATCATGGATGCTTGCCTTGCAACTAAAACAAATTACATGGACACAGCTAACTATGAGCCACATGATACAGCGAAGTTTGAATACAGCTGGCAATGGGATTACAAAGAGCGTTTTGAACAAGCAGGCATCACTGCATTGCTCGGTAGTGGATTTGACCCAGGCGTGACAGGCGTATTCTCCGCTTATGCCTTGAAGCACTACTTTGACGAAATTGAGTACATCGACATTCTGGACTGCAATGGCGGCGACCACGGCTATCCGTTCGCAACCAACTTTAACCCTGAGATCAACATTCGCGAAGTATCTGCGAACGGAAGATACTGGGAAAATGGTGAATGGATCGAAACAAAACCGATGGAAATCAAACGTGTCTACGACTTCAAAGAAGTTGGCGAGAAAGACATGTACCTGTTGTACCATGAGGAACTGGAATCTTTGGCAAAAAACATGCCAGGTCTGAAACGTATCCGTTTCTTCATGACATTTGGTCAAAGCTACCTGACTCACTTGAAAGCTCTTGAAAATGTAGGTATGACTTCAATCGAGCCTATTGAATATGAAGGTCAACAAATTATTCCACTGCAATTCCTGAAAGCAGTACTGCCTGATCCAGCATCCCTTGGACCACGTACTGTTGGTAAAACAAACATTGGTTGTATTTTCAAAGGTAAAAAAGACGGTCAAGACAAAACATATTATGTTTACAATATCTGTGATCACCAAGAGTGTTACAAAGAAGTGGGTTCCCAAGCGATCTCTTACACAACAGGCGTTCCAGCTATGATTGGTGCAGCAATGGTCATGACAGGCAAATGGAACAAACCAGGCGTATACAATGTAGAAGAGTTCAACCCAGATCCATTCATGGAAGAGTTGAACAAATGGGGCCTCCCATGGGTAGAAGACTTCAACCCGGTACTCGTTGATGAGCTGCCAGAAGAAGTTAAAGAATCGGAGCTTGTTCGTTAA
- a CDS encoding cytochrome P450 — protein sequence MNNSNNQTSEKVEFNLFSEEHSKDPFAMFAQLRAKGSVVPIPNPMGGAGQTWIVTRMDVAMEVLKDHSRFTVDMNSIDSGNDIRKNLSGELGSSEPQTFFTGKSMLFVDEPDHRRLRSLVSKAFTPRYMESLRPRVQEIADELIDQFEGKGEMDLVKDYAYPFPINVISEMLGIPQEDRPQIHVWSEAIAKGLGFGKQDPAVAQHLRSFAEYTSQLVANKRVEPSDDLISQLIAIEEEGDRLNEDELISMITLLIFAGHETTSNLIATGSYLLLTHPEQLEQLKQDLNLVPSAVEELLRYNGPATSSGPRYAIQDTELDGQLIQKGDVVIPLLKSANRDEQQFTDPEELDIERKIKRHLAFGHGIHMCLGAPLARVEGDVAFTTLLRRLPDLQLSIPQEEIHWHSALSSQGLASLPVKF from the coding sequence ATGAATAACTCGAATAACCAGACATCAGAAAAAGTAGAATTTAATTTGTTTAGCGAAGAACATAGTAAAGATCCATTTGCCATGTTTGCACAGCTGCGTGCCAAAGGTTCCGTTGTCCCTATTCCTAATCCGATGGGTGGAGCAGGGCAAACCTGGATTGTAACTCGGATGGACGTTGCCATGGAAGTGCTGAAAGATCACTCTCGATTTACGGTAGATATGAACTCTATTGATAGTGGCAATGATATTCGAAAGAATCTCTCAGGCGAGCTTGGTTCATCGGAACCCCAGACTTTTTTTACCGGAAAGTCGATGCTCTTTGTTGATGAACCGGATCACCGTAGACTGCGTAGCCTGGTTTCGAAAGCGTTCACTCCAAGATATATGGAAAGCCTGCGTCCACGCGTCCAGGAAATTGCCGATGAGTTGATTGACCAATTCGAAGGAAAAGGAGAGATGGATCTTGTAAAAGACTATGCCTATCCTTTCCCAATCAACGTTATTTCCGAGATGTTGGGTATACCTCAGGAAGACCGACCTCAGATCCATGTATGGTCTGAAGCCATTGCAAAAGGTCTTGGTTTTGGTAAACAGGACCCTGCCGTAGCGCAGCACTTGCGATCATTTGCAGAGTACACCTCACAGCTTGTGGCGAACAAACGAGTAGAACCTTCTGATGACCTCATCAGTCAATTAATTGCGATTGAGGAGGAGGGTGATCGATTGAATGAAGATGAATTAATATCCATGATCACGTTATTAATCTTTGCTGGACATGAGACAACTTCCAATCTGATTGCAACCGGCTCTTATCTTCTTCTGACCCATCCCGAACAACTTGAACAACTGAAACAAGATCTGAATCTGGTTCCTTCTGCAGTGGAGGAGTTGCTACGATATAACGGACCCGCCACTTCTTCAGGTCCTCGTTATGCAATACAGGACACGGAGTTGGATGGACAATTGATTCAAAAGGGAGATGTTGTGATTCCCCTCCTGAAATCAGCGAATCGGGACGAACAGCAGTTCACTGACCCCGAAGAGTTGGATATCGAACGCAAAATAAAACGGCATTTGGCCTTTGGACACGGCATCCATATGTGCCTTGGCGCTCCACTTGCTCGTGTAGAGGGGGACGTGGCGTTTACTACGCTTTTACGACGGCTACCGGATCTTCAACTCAGTATTCCTCAGGAAGAGATTCATTGGCACTCTGCTTTGTCATCACAGGGATTGGCATCGTTGCCCGTAAAATTTTAA